A genome region from Cucumis sativus cultivar 9930 chromosome 4, Cucumber_9930_V3, whole genome shotgun sequence includes the following:
- the LOC101216886 gene encoding uncharacterized protein LOC101216886: protein MDGQKSPLKLTRTHSSLLRSSPTFRSSIHSLSSITEGELIAVHQEDDDEEKQRPKRPRRSGSSPRTGVNRFANRVLATALFLCFTFFSLLFAFFFLRKDGLLPSENLLLALIFIAITLVFVSKNKGLILHIHSFIKHSWHRNTTRFCFSRTDSTPVQWYIGDSNETEDDAEKQRKIIREGVEFYSNGDFYEGEFHNGSSNGSGVYNYFLSGRYEGDWVDGRYDGYGVESWAKGSRYRGQYRQGLRHGFGVYKFFTGDSYAGEWCNGQSHGVGFQTCADGSCYVGEFKRGVKHGLGCYYFRNGDRYAGEYFGDKVHGFGIYHFANGHCYEGSWHEGQRQGYGTYTFRNSEAKCGEWDGGSFKHPLSPLNDTVLQAVQASRKAARNAINLPRLDEEVNKAVVAANRAATAARVAAIKAVQNRMDGKFCDSDV, encoded by the exons ATGGATGGTCAGAAAAGTCCGTTGAAGCTTACAAGAACTCACTCGTCCTTACTCCGTTCTTCTCCGACTTTCCGATCGTCTATTCATAGTTTATCGTCCATCACAGAGGGGGAGCTCATCGCCGTCCATCAGgaggatgatgatgaagagAAGCAGAGGCCTAAAAGGCCACGTAGGTCCGGTTCATCGCCGAGAACCGGAGTGAACCGATTTGCGAACCGTGTTCTTGCTACTGCTTTGTTCCTTTGCTTTACCTTCTTCTCCTTGCTCTTTGCGTTCTTCTTTTTGAGGAAGGATGGGTTACTTCCGTCGGAAAACTTGTTGTTGGCCTTGATTTTTATTGCTATTACGCTTGTATTTGTGAGCAAGAATAAGGGGTTAATTTTACATATTCATTCGTTTATCAAGCATTCCTGGCATCGGAACACGACCAGATTTTGTTTCTCCAGGACAGATTCGACTCCGGTCCAGTGGTACATTGGGGATTCGAACGAGACCGAAGACGACGCCGAAAAGCAGAGGAAAATTATTAGAGAAGGCGTAGAGTTCTATAGCAATGGCGATTTCTACGAGGGAGAGTTTCACAACGGCAGTAGTAATGGAAGTGGGGTTTATAACTATTTCCTAAGTGGTAGATACGAAGGTGATTGGGTCGATGGGAGGTACGATGGCTATGGGGTTGAGAGCTGGGCGAAGGGAAGTCGTTACAGAGGCCAATATCGACAGGGTCTTAGACATGGATTTGGAGTCTATAAGTTCTTCACAGGGGATTCCTATGCCGGTGAGTGGTGCAATGGCCAAAGCCATGGCGTTGGGTTTCAGACTTGCGCTGACGGTAGCTGCTATGTTGGCGAGTTCAAGCGTGGCGTTAAACATGGCCTTGGATGCTATTACTTCAG AAATGGAGATAGATATGCTGGTGAATACTTTGGTGATAAAGTACACGGTTTTGGAATCTACCATTTCGCGAATGGCCATTGTTACGAAGGATCATGGCATGAAGGACAAAGGCAAGGATATGGCACATATACTTTCCGAAACAGTGAGGCGAAATGTGGCGAATGGGATGGTGGGAGCTTCAAGCATCCTCTCTCACCACTAAACGATACCGTTCTCCAAGCTGTTCAG GCATCAAGAAAGGCAGCAAGGAATGCTATAAATCTTCCCAGGCTAGATGAAGAAGTGAATAAAGCCGTGGTTGCAGCTAATAGAGCGGCCACTGCGGCGAGAGTCGCTGCCATCAAAGCCGTTCAAAATCGAATGGATGGTAAATTTTGCGATTCTGATGTTTAA